ATGGCGCTCACCGTCGCCGCCTACGCGGTTCCCGGGGCGGATGTCTGGGTGCAGCGCATCGTCGGGATCGCCTCCGTGGTCCTGCTGACCACCCTGAACTACCGCGGCGTCACCAAGACCGCGATGCTGGCCCGAATTCTGTTGGCGTGCACACTGATTGCACTGGCCGCCGTGGTCATCGGCATCGCGATGAGCAAGCCGGACCTTGCACAGCTGAGCGGCTCGTGGTTCACCGGCTCGATTTACGGGGTGCTGCAGTCGGCGGGGCTGCTGTTCTTCGCGTTCGCCGGATATGCCCGCATCGCGACGATGGGCGAGGAGGTCCGCGACCCCGCCCGCACCATCCCCCGCGCGATTTCGGTTGCCCTGGCGATCGCAGTGGTGATCTATCTGGTTGTCGGGGTGGCCGCACTGCTGGCCGCGGGACCCGACCGGCTCGCGAATGCCGTTGCGCCACTGGCCGAGGCGGTGCGGGCGGCCGGCGCCCCGGAGTTGGTTCCGGTGATCTCGGTCGGGGCCGCGCTGGCCAGCCTGGGCGCGCTGCTGGCGCTGATCGCCGGGCTCGGGCGCACCACGCTGGCGATGGCCCGGCACCGGGATCTGCCGGGCTGGCTGGCGGCGGTGCACCCGGCGCACCGAGTGCCGCACCACGCCGAGATCGCGATAGGCGTAGTGGTCTGCATTCTGGTGAGTGCGGTGGATCTGCGTGGAGTGATCGGCTTTTCGTCGTTCGGGGTGCTGATCTACTACGCGATCGCCAACGCCGCCGCGTATACATTGCACCGGCGCCGGGTGGTGAATGCCGGCGGACTGGCCGGGTGCCTGCTGCTGGTCGCTACCCTGCCGTGGGAATCGGCGGCCGCGGGGCTGGCGGTATTCGCCGTCGGGATCGGGGGGCGCGCGGCCGTGTTGCGCCGACGCGACTGAGCTTCCCGGCAGTTAACCAAAGAGAAGCCGGCCGGCCGGCTCTACCGGCCGGTGTGGAGCCAACATGTTGCCAGTGATCGATCGCATATCGAGCCGTTCAACTGGCCTTACCGGTGCCGAAGGCCCCAGGCCGGGCGTCAGATCCGCTGCCGAGGTGGCGAGGCCATCGGGTGCGCATCAACGTCCGATGCCTTTGCTGGCGAGGATCCGAATTAGTGGTAGGGAGATTTAAATTTACGGCATCGTCGGCCGGTAGAAGGCGCCTGTGTGTTTTATATGTGTTCACCCTGCCGAGCTTCGACGTTAACACGAGGTAGATGGGGTCATCGGCGCCTTGCATGGCCCGCCACCGAATCTCGACCCACGTTCGGCCGCCGTCGCGGCGGCCGAAGTCGACGGCCAGGTTGTCCGGCCGGGGCTGGCTAGCGTACTGGCCACGAGAGCAGCTCAATGACCGGCAACCCATCGCGGTCATCGACTAGCGATGGTGGCAGCCGCTCAATGTTGTTGACGTTCAACGATGTCGGCGAAGTCATGCGCGGAACGTGGTGGTCAGGCGCCGGCGGAGGGAAGGCAATGGATTTCGGAGCGCTACCTCCGGAGATCAACTCCGGCAAGATCTACTCTGGGCCGGGGTCGGCGCCGCTGCTGGCCGCTGGAACTGCCTGGGATGGGCTGGCCAGCGAATTGCGTTCAACGGCAGCGTCTTACGGGTTCGTAATCGCTGAGCTACTCAGCGGTTGGCTTGGGCCCTCGTCGACGTCGATGTTGGCCGCGGCAGCGCCGTACCTCGCGTGGC
The Mycobacterium sp. 050128 genome window above contains:
- a CDS encoding APC family permease, with amino-acid sequence MEDQPVLARRLNTTDAVVIGLGSMIGAGVFAAFGPAARAAGTGLLIGLALAAVIAYCNATSSAQLAAQYPTSGGTYIYGRERLGPWWGFIAGWGFVIGKTASCAAMALTVAAYAVPGADVWVQRIVGIASVVLLTTLNYRGVTKTAMLARILLACTLIALAAVVIGIAMSKPDLAQLSGSWFTGSIYGVLQSAGLLFFAFAGYARIATMGEEVRDPARTIPRAISVALAIAVVIYLVVGVAALLAAGPDRLANAVAPLAEAVRAAGAPELVPVISVGAALASLGALLALIAGLGRTTLAMARHRDLPGWLAAVHPAHRVPHHAEIAIGVVVCILVSAVDLRGVIGFSSFGVLIYYAIANAAAYTLHRRRVVNAGGLAGCLLLVATLPWESAAAGLAVFAVGIGGRAAVLRRRD